A DNA window from Pirellulales bacterium contains the following coding sequences:
- the deoC gene encoding deoxyribose-phosphate aldolase has translation MSVVALIDHAVLHPTQTDDDLRAACAMCVEVGAASVCVKPSMAPLAAELLAGSRVVPSTVIGFPHGGTSTGAKVRETEIAVAEGAKEVDMVVNLGRALAGDWTFVEADIRAVVEAARAGGAITKVIFETGLLPTDDLKIKLCEASERAGAAFVKTSTGFGMIKGEGGAMYATGATEHDIALMRAHCSERVQVKASGGIRSLADAQRFVALGATRLGTSATQVIADAERTGDAGATSQSSY, from the coding sequence ATGAGCGTCGTCGCCCTGATCGACCATGCCGTCCTGCATCCGACCCAGACCGACGACGATCTCCGGGCCGCCTGCGCCATGTGCGTCGAGGTCGGCGCGGCGAGCGTCTGCGTGAAGCCGTCGATGGCGCCGCTGGCCGCCGAGTTGCTCGCCGGGTCGCGGGTCGTCCCCAGCACGGTCATCGGATTTCCCCACGGCGGCACGAGCACCGGCGCCAAGGTGCGCGAGACGGAGATCGCCGTCGCCGAAGGCGCCAAGGAAGTCGACATGGTCGTCAACCTCGGCCGGGCACTGGCTGGCGATTGGACGTTCGTCGAGGCGGACATTCGCGCCGTGGTCGAAGCGGCTCGCGCCGGCGGGGCGATCACCAAGGTGATCTTCGAAACCGGGTTGCTGCCGACCGACGATCTCAAGATCAAGCTGTGCGAGGCGAGCGAGCGGGCCGGCGCCGCGTTCGTGAAGACTTCGACCGGGTTCGGAATGATCAAGGGCGAAGGGGGCGCGATGTACGCCACCGGCGCCACCGAGCACGACATCGCGCTGATGCGGGCCCACTGCAGCGAGCGGGTCCAGGTGAAGGCCTCGGGGGGGATTCGCTCGCTGGCCGACGCCCAGCGGTTCGTCGCCCTGGGCGCCACGCGATTGGGCACCAGCGCCACCCAAGTGATCGCCGACGCCGAGCGCACCGGCGACGCGGGGGCGACCTCGCAGAGCAGTTACTGA
- a CDS encoding nucleoside deaminase: protein MLDPFLQAAIDEARLGLAEGGIPIGSVLVIDGAIVGRGHNRRVQRGSAILHAEMDCLENAGRLKAADYRRAVLYSTLSPCDMCSGTALLYGIPRIVIGENRTFQGPEEYVRSRGVTLEIVDDPECVRLMEEFIAARPELWNEDIGE from the coding sequence ATGCTCGATCCGTTTCTGCAAGCCGCGATTGACGAGGCCCGCCTGGGGCTGGCCGAGGGGGGCATCCCCATCGGCTCGGTCCTGGTGATTGACGGGGCGATCGTCGGCCGCGGGCATAATCGTCGTGTCCAGCGGGGGAGCGCCATCCTGCACGCCGAAATGGACTGCCTGGAAAACGCCGGCCGGCTCAAAGCGGCCGACTACCGTCGGGCCGTGCTCTACTCGACCCTGTCCCCCTGCGACATGTGCAGCGGCACGGCGTTGTTGTACGGGATTCCGCGGATCGTGATCGGCGAGAACCGCACGTTTCAGGGCCCCGAGGAGTACGTTCGCAGCCGCGGGGTGACGCTTGAGATCGTCGACGACCCCGAGTGCGTTCGCCTGATGGAGGAGTTCATCGCCGCCCGACCGGAGTTGTGGAACGAGGATATCGGGGAGTAG
- a CDS encoding sugar phosphate isomerase/epimerase: MPAHPSAADRRSFLASGAVAAAGLAASAAPRAHAADAAAPAAPAASPRFRISLAEWSIHNALFKKELDNLDFPAYAREVCDVDGIEYVNAFFKDKAQDEKYLAELKKRCSDHGVESLLIMCDAEGQLGDPDDAKRTQTVENHKKWVEAAKYLGCHSIRVNAQSSGSREEQAKLAADGLARLSEFAAGLGINVIVENHGGLSSDGAWLSGVLAAVGKPNCGSLPDFGNFYEYDRYQGVTDLMPFAKAVSAKSHVFDIHGIETEIDYFRMMKIVADAGYKGWIGIEWEGKTPDELSGILLTKRLIERAVAKLDG, encoded by the coding sequence ATGCCAGCCCACCCCTCCGCGGCCGATCGCCGCAGTTTCCTGGCGAGCGGCGCCGTCGCCGCGGCCGGCCTCGCCGCGAGCGCCGCCCCGCGCGCCCATGCCGCAGACGCGGCGGCCCCCGCAGCGCCCGCGGCGTCGCCCCGGTTTCGCATCTCACTGGCCGAGTGGTCGATTCACAACGCCCTGTTCAAGAAGGAGCTCGACAACCTCGATTTTCCCGCCTACGCCCGCGAGGTCTGCGACGTCGACGGGATCGAGTACGTCAACGCCTTTTTCAAGGACAAGGCCCAGGACGAGAAGTACCTCGCCGAGCTGAAAAAGCGGTGCTCGGACCACGGGGTCGAGAGCCTGCTGATCATGTGCGACGCCGAGGGACAGCTCGGCGACCCTGACGACGCCAAGCGGACCCAGACGGTGGAAAATCACAAGAAATGGGTCGAGGCGGCCAAATACTTGGGCTGCCACTCGATCCGGGTGAACGCCCAATCGAGCGGCTCGCGGGAGGAGCAAGCCAAGCTAGCAGCCGACGGCCTGGCCCGATTGTCCGAGTTCGCCGCGGGGTTGGGCATCAACGTCATCGTCGAAAACCACGGGGGGCTCTCCTCCGACGGTGCGTGGCTGTCGGGCGTGCTGGCGGCGGTCGGCAAGCCGAACTGCGGGTCGCTGCCCGACTTCGGCAACTTCTACGAATACGACCGCTATCAGGGGGTGACCGACCTGATGCCGTTCGCCAAGGCGGTCAGCGCCAAGAGCCACGTCTTCGACATCCACGGGATCGAGACCGAGATTGACTACTTCCGGATGATGAAGATCGTCGCCGACGCCGGCTACAAAGGTTGGATCGGAATCGAGTGGGAGGGGAAGACCCCCGACGAGCTGTCGGGAATCCTGCTGACGAAGCGTCTGATCGAGCGCGCCGTGGCGAAGCTGGATGGATAA
- a CDS encoding purine-nucleoside phosphorylase, producing MIRLAATIAESASAVRRHWDATPVAGIILGSGLGGLASEIDAAATIAYGDIPHFPKSTAVGHAGRLVCGMLAGKPVVAFQGRFHLYEGWSAEQASLPVRLMKALGAEALVVSNAAGGLNPQFRVGDVMLIDDQINLMFANPLVGVNDDALGPRFPDMCAPYDPLLQEVAATVALEHKFPLRRGVYVGMLGPTYETRSEYRMCRTIGGDAVGMSTVPEVVAAIHAGMRVLGISTITNVGSPDALGETTAHDVLNAAATAADKLAAIVRGVVRSL from the coding sequence ATGATCCGCTTAGCTGCAACGATCGCTGAATCGGCCTCGGCCGTCCGTCGGCACTGGGACGCGACCCCCGTGGCCGGGATCATCCTGGGAAGCGGGCTGGGGGGGCTCGCGAGCGAGATCGACGCGGCAGCGACGATCGCCTACGGCGACATTCCCCACTTCCCCAAATCGACCGCCGTGGGACACGCCGGCCGGCTGGTCTGCGGCATGCTCGCAGGGAAGCCGGTCGTCGCATTCCAGGGGCGATTCCACCTGTACGAAGGGTGGTCGGCCGAGCAGGCGTCGCTGCCGGTGCGGCTGATGAAGGCCCTCGGCGCCGAGGCGCTGGTGGTCAGCAATGCGGCGGGGGGGCTCAATCCGCAGTTTCGCGTCGGAGACGTGATGCTGATCGACGACCAAATCAACTTGATGTTCGCCAACCCGTTGGTGGGAGTGAACGACGACGCCCTCGGGCCGCGGTTCCCCGACATGTGTGCGCCGTACGATCCGCTGTTGCAGGAAGTTGCGGCGACAGTGGCTCTCGAACACAAGTTCCCGCTCCGCCGCGGCGTGTACGTCGGCATGCTGGGCCCCACATACGAGACGCGGAGCGAGTACCGCATGTGCCGCACGATCGGCGGCGACGCGGTGGGCATGTCGACCGTTCCCGAGGTGGTCGCCGCCATCCACGCCGGGATGCGCGTGCTGGGGATCTCGACGATCACCAACGTCGGCTCCCCCGACGCCCTGGGCGAAACGACCGCCCACGACGTGTTGAACGCGGCGGCGACCGCCGCCGACAAGCTCGCCGCGATCGTCCGGGGCGTGGTTCGATCGCTCTGA
- a CDS encoding NupC/NupG family nucleoside CNT transporter gives MYRLTSVLGIVAFIALAWLMSSHKRRVNPRTILGGLALQFLFALIILRTAWGSAVFDGVDFVFNKLLGCVEAGSSFVFGADYAEHFFAFKILPTIIFFSAFMSIFYYYGVMQWVVSQFAKVMQATLGTSGAETLSAAANVFVGQTEAPLVIRPYIGSMTTSELNAIMVGGFATMAGGVLAAFVDMGVSAKHLLGASVMAAPAGLMVAKILQPEVDEPKTLGKVKIDIKDSSTNVLEAIANGTTGGLQLALNVGAMLLVFLALISLVNLLVGWTGAQFGFVTGTGDEAKPLWSLEAALGWLFQPIAWLIGVAWEDCRAAGELLGLKMAANEFVAYGRLPSAEMSDRSRQLMTYALCGFANFSSIGIQLGGIGGIAPERRGDLARLGLRAMLGGTLVAFINACVANIML, from the coding sequence ATGTATCGTCTGACCAGCGTCCTGGGGATCGTTGCATTCATCGCCTTGGCCTGGTTGATGAGCAGTCACAAGCGGCGGGTCAACCCGCGCACGATCTTGGGCGGGCTGGCGCTGCAATTTCTCTTTGCGTTGATCATCCTCCGCACGGCCTGGGGGAGCGCCGTGTTCGACGGCGTCGACTTCGTTTTCAACAAGCTGTTGGGCTGCGTCGAAGCGGGGTCGAGCTTCGTCTTCGGAGCCGACTACGCCGAGCACTTCTTCGCGTTCAAAATCCTGCCGACGATCATCTTCTTCTCGGCGTTCATGTCGATCTTTTACTACTACGGCGTCATGCAGTGGGTCGTCAGCCAGTTCGCCAAGGTCATGCAGGCGACCCTCGGCACGAGCGGCGCCGAGACCCTCTCCGCCGCGGCGAACGTCTTCGTCGGACAGACCGAGGCCCCGCTGGTCATCCGCCCCTACATCGGCAGCATGACCACGTCTGAGCTCAATGCGATCATGGTCGGCGGGTTTGCGACAATGGCCGGCGGGGTGCTGGCGGCGTTCGTCGACATGGGGGTCAGCGCCAAGCACCTTCTGGGCGCCTCGGTGATGGCCGCCCCTGCCGGGCTGATGGTCGCCAAGATCCTCCAGCCCGAAGTCGACGAGCCCAAGACCCTCGGCAAGGTGAAGATCGACATCAAGGACTCCAGCACCAACGTCCTCGAGGCGATCGCCAACGGCACGACGGGCGGCTTGCAACTCGCGCTTAACGTCGGCGCCATGCTCTTGGTGTTTCTGGCGCTCATTTCGCTGGTCAATCTCCTGGTGGGCTGGACCGGCGCGCAATTCGGTTTTGTCACAGGCACGGGGGACGAGGCGAAGCCCCTCTGGTCGCTCGAAGCGGCTCTCGGCTGGCTGTTCCAGCCGATCGCCTGGCTCATCGGCGTCGCATGGGAAGATTGCCGTGCCGCCGGCGAGTTGCTGGGGCTCAAGATGGCCGCGAACGAGTTTGTCGCGTACGGCCGACTTCCTTCCGCCGAAATGTCGGATCGCAGCCGTCAGTTGATGACCTACGCCCTGTGCGGGTTCGCGAATTTCAGCTCGATCGGAATTCAATTGGGCGGCATCGGCGGCATCGCCCCCGAACGACGCGGCGACTTGGCGCGATTAGGTCTCCGCGCCATGCTCGGCGGCACGCTCGTGGCGTTCATCAACGCCTGCGTCGCGAACATCATGCTGTAG
- a CDS encoding cytidine deaminase: MDCGLTDVVVLRGGSAVSQELIDAARAAGAHAHAPYSHFHVGAAVETADGRVFVGCNVENASYGLTICAERGAICSAVAAGATQIKRVAVVAPGAPSPCGACRQVLAEFGPAMEVILADADDVARVRTTTLDKLLPDQFVFTGE; this comes from the coding sequence ATTGATTGCGGCTTGACTGATGTCGTCGTCTTACGAGGAGGCTCCGCCGTGTCGCAGGAACTGATCGACGCCGCCCGCGCCGCGGGCGCTCACGCCCACGCCCCGTACTCGCACTTTCACGTCGGCGCCGCGGTCGAAACGGCCGACGGACGCGTGTTCGTCGGCTGCAATGTCGAGAACGCTTCGTACGGCCTGACGATCTGCGCCGAGCGCGGAGCGATCTGCTCCGCAGTCGCCGCCGGGGCGACGCAGATCAAGCGGGTGGCCGTCGTCGCCCCCGGGGCGCCCTCTCCCTGCGGGGCCTGCCGGCAGGTCCTCGCCGAATTCGGCCCCGCGATGGAGGTGATCCTCGCCGACGCCGACGACGTCGCCCGAGTCCGTACCACGACGCTCGACAAGCTGCTCCCCGATCAGTTCGTGTTCACCGGCGAGTAG
- the icd gene encoding NADP-dependent isocitrate dehydrogenase, translating into MTAPGQPITMTNGRLSVPDAPIIPFIEGDGTGPDIWRASQLVFDAAVEKAYGGKRKIIWQEVLAGEKAFNKTGDWLPDETLDAFRSLLVGIKGPLTTPVGGGIRSLNVALRQILDLYVCLRPVQYFTGVPSPVKQPELTDMVIFRENTEDIYAGIEFQEGTEDCAKFAKLFSEAFPDRWKKVRFPGSAGFGIKPVSREGTARLVAAALQYAVDNDRDSVTLVHKGNIMKFTEGGFRDWGYQCAQDEFGAKEIDGGPWCSFTSPKTGKEIVVKDVIADAFLQQILTRPADYSVVATLNLNGDYVSDALAACVGGIGIAPGGNINYATGHAIFEATHGTAPKYAGQDKVNPGSVILSGEMMFRYLGWTEAADLIIKGLNGAIGAKTVTYDFERLMAGATLVKCSEFGAAVAKHMN; encoded by the coding sequence ATGACCGCCCCAGGACAGCCGATCACGATGACCAACGGGCGGCTCTCGGTCCCCGATGCGCCGATCATCCCCTTCATCGAGGGGGACGGCACCGGGCCGGATATCTGGCGGGCGAGCCAACTCGTGTTCGACGCTGCGGTCGAGAAGGCCTACGGCGGCAAGCGAAAGATCATTTGGCAGGAGGTCCTGGCCGGCGAGAAGGCGTTCAACAAGACGGGCGACTGGCTCCCCGACGAGACGCTCGACGCCTTCCGCAGCCTGCTGGTGGGGATCAAGGGTCCGCTCACCACCCCGGTCGGCGGGGGGATCCGTTCGCTCAACGTCGCACTGCGGCAAATCCTCGACCTGTACGTCTGCCTCCGCCCGGTTCAGTACTTCACCGGCGTCCCCTCGCCCGTGAAGCAGCCCGAGCTGACCGACATGGTCATCTTCCGCGAGAACACCGAGGACATCTACGCGGGGATCGAGTTCCAGGAGGGGACTGAGGACTGTGCGAAGTTCGCCAAGCTGTTCAGCGAGGCGTTTCCCGACCGGTGGAAGAAGGTTCGCTTCCCGGGTTCGGCCGGCTTCGGCATCAAGCCGGTCAGTCGCGAGGGAACCGCCCGGCTGGTCGCCGCGGCGCTGCAGTACGCGGTCGACAACGATCGCGACTCGGTGACGCTCGTCCACAAGGGGAACATCATGAAGTTCACCGAGGGGGGCTTCCGCGACTGGGGCTATCAGTGCGCGCAGGACGAGTTCGGCGCCAAGGAGATCGACGGCGGGCCGTGGTGCTCGTTCACGTCCCCCAAGACCGGCAAGGAAATCGTCGTCAAGGACGTGATCGCCGACGCCTTCCTCCAGCAAATCCTCACCCGCCCGGCCGACTACAGCGTGGTGGCCACGCTCAACCTCAACGGCGACTACGTCAGCGACGCCTTGGCCGCGTGCGTGGGCGGCATCGGCATCGCCCCGGGGGGCAACATCAACTACGCCACGGGGCACGCCATCTTCGAAGCGACCCACGGCACGGCCCCCAAGTACGCCGGCCAGGACAAGGTGAACCCGGGGAGCGTCATCCTCTCAGGCGAGATGATGTTCCGCTACCTGGGCTGGACCGAGGCGGCCGACCTGATCATCAAGGGCCTCAACGGCGCGATCGGCGCGAAGACGGTTACCTACGACTTCGAACGGCTGATGGCCGGCGCCACGCTGGTGAAGTGCAGCGAGTTCGGCGCGGCGGTGGCGAAGCACATGAACTGA
- the upp gene encoding uracil phosphoribosyltransferase has protein sequence MAGSAAIEAQDGQARTRQCGVIQIRHPLVAHHVTRLRNKETRPSEFRALVRKLAVLMAYEATKDLDVRPHSVETPLTTAEGSQVVGRIGLVPILRAGLGMVDPVLDLLPMAEVWHLGLYRDEDTAQPVRYYDKLPAERPVDVALIVDPMLATGGSVAAALMTLRDWGVPQVKVLSLIASQEGVDMVSLQFPEAQIYVCQVDPDLNSRKFIVPGLGDAGDRIFNTVEE, from the coding sequence ATGGCCGGCAGTGCAGCGATCGAAGCGCAAGACGGTCAAGCCCGAACGCGGCAGTGCGGCGTGATTCAGATTCGCCACCCGCTGGTCGCCCACCATGTCACCCGCCTGCGGAATAAGGAAACCCGCCCCAGCGAGTTCCGCGCCCTAGTCCGCAAACTTGCCGTGCTCATGGCGTACGAGGCGACCAAGGACCTCGACGTTCGCCCCCACTCGGTCGAGACGCCGTTGACGACCGCCGAGGGGTCGCAGGTCGTCGGCCGCATTGGGCTGGTGCCGATCTTGCGCGCCGGTTTGGGGATGGTCGACCCGGTCCTCGATCTGCTCCCCATGGCCGAGGTCTGGCACCTGGGGCTCTATCGCGACGAAGACACGGCCCAGCCGGTCCGGTACTACGACAAGCTGCCTGCCGAGCGTCCGGTCGACGTGGCGTTGATCGTCGATCCGATGCTCGCCACAGGGGGCTCCGTCGCTGCGGCGTTGATGACGCTCCGCGACTGGGGCGTGCCGCAGGTGAAAGTCCTGTCGCTGATCGCCTCGCAGGAAGGGGTCGACATGGTCTCCCTGCAGTTTCCCGAGGCGCAGATTTACGTCTGTCAGGTCGACCCCGACCTGAACAGCCGCAAATTCATCGTCCCCGGCCTGGGCGACGCCGGCGACCGAATCTTCAACACCGTCGAAGAGTGA
- a CDS encoding thymidine phosphorylase, whose protein sequence is MNPVWIIEKKRDGHELSSEEIAAIVAGFARGDVPDYQMAAFAMAVFLRGMTTDEIASLTDHMLASGARFEWTDGDAPMVDKHSTGGIGDKVSLPLAPMLACCGLGVPMISGRGLGATGGTLDKLEAIPGFRTDLSMDEMRRVVREVGCVISGATVDLVPADRKLYALRDVTGAVPSIPLITASIMSKKLAEGLAALVLDVKCGSGAFMKTPELARELAQSLVNTGQRMGVATTAIVTDMNQPLGRMAGNAVEVDESVAALEGRGPADLMTATLELGADLLVSTGTADRAAALARLQATIDSGAAREKFAEMVAAQGGNLDAPRPIAPAEDVLAPHAGYVAATNAEQLGRAVIAMKGGRQVQGETLDFSTGFEMLVRIGDRVDAGQPLAKLFCHDHQRESVAAMLAAAITLSDAPVAPLPLILERIG, encoded by the coding sequence ATGAACCCGGTTTGGATCATCGAGAAGAAACGCGATGGGCACGAACTTTCGTCCGAGGAGATCGCGGCGATCGTCGCCGGGTTTGCGCGGGGGGACGTTCCCGACTACCAGATGGCGGCGTTCGCGATGGCCGTCTTTCTGCGGGGGATGACGACCGACGAAATCGCCAGCCTGACCGATCACATGCTCGCTTCCGGCGCCCGATTCGAGTGGACCGACGGCGACGCCCCCATGGTCGACAAACATTCGACCGGCGGGATCGGCGACAAAGTGTCGCTGCCGCTCGCCCCGATGCTCGCTTGCTGCGGACTGGGCGTGCCGATGATCTCCGGCCGCGGCCTGGGCGCCACGGGCGGCACGCTCGACAAGCTCGAGGCGATCCCCGGATTCCGTACGGATCTGTCGATGGACGAGATGCGCCGCGTGGTGCGCGAGGTCGGTTGCGTCATCAGCGGCGCCACCGTGGATCTGGTCCCCGCGGATCGCAAACTGTACGCCCTGCGCGACGTGACCGGCGCCGTGCCGTCGATCCCGCTGATCACCGCGAGCATCATGAGCAAAAAGCTCGCCGAGGGGCTCGCCGCCCTGGTGCTCGACGTGAAGTGCGGCAGCGGGGCGTTCATGAAGACCCCGGAGCTGGCCCGAGAACTCGCCCAGTCGCTGGTCAACACCGGCCAGCGCATGGGCGTAGCCACGACGGCGATCGTCACCGACATGAACCAGCCCCTGGGCCGGATGGCGGGCAACGCGGTCGAGGTCGACGAGTCCGTTGCGGCGCTCGAGGGCCGGGGGCCGGCCGATTTGATGACCGCGACGCTCGAACTGGGCGCCGACCTGCTGGTCTCGACCGGGACGGCCGACCGCGCTGCGGCGCTCGCCCGACTGCAGGCGACGATCGACTCCGGCGCCGCGCGGGAGAAGTTCGCCGAGATGGTCGCGGCCCAGGGGGGAAATCTCGACGCCCCGCGGCCAATCGCCCCGGCGGAAGACGTGCTCGCCCCGCACGCCGGCTACGTCGCTGCGACGAACGCCGAACAGCTCGGCCGGGCCGTGATTGCGATGAAGGGAGGCAGGCAGGTTCAGGGCGAGACGCTCGACTTTTCCACCGGGTTCGAGATGCTCGTGCGAATCGGCGACCGCGTCGACGCCGGGCAACCGCTGGCGAAGTTGTTCTGCCACGATCACCAGCGCGAGTCCGTCGCCGCGATGCTCGCCGCAGCGATCACGCTGAGCGACGCCCCCGTAGCGCCGCTTCCGCTGATCCTGGAGCGAATCGGCTAG
- a CDS encoding type II secretion system F family protein, whose protein sequence is MFFSPRIRLKPLAQLCHRLATATAAGLEDRRIWQSESERGGSAQQARVAAVAERLARGQAIPEALAAAGDYFPPLFRQMVAVGETSGNLDRTYKQLAEHYDRTLAARRELLQRLAWPAFQLGMALFVVGLLIWIMGILPVNKTSSGTQFDMLGLGLVGNSGLIVYLNILMVTGIAALLILESARRGMLWTRGVQQWALRLPVIGGALKTLALARLTWALQLLFDTPMDLRSALPLALDATGNEYYAKHGSDVTRSVQGGATLHQAFSRTGVLPRDLLDAIAVGEESGSLVETMRRQSREYQERAAAALGLLAQLFGYALWLGVAILIIVLIFRIYSQYMGVINSVM, encoded by the coding sequence ATGTTCTTTTCCCCCCGCATTCGTTTGAAGCCGCTTGCCCAGTTGTGCCATCGACTGGCGACGGCGACCGCGGCGGGGCTGGAGGACCGGCGAATCTGGCAGAGCGAATCCGAGCGCGGGGGCTCCGCCCAGCAAGCGCGCGTGGCCGCCGTGGCCGAACGACTGGCCCGCGGGCAGGCGATTCCCGAGGCGCTCGCCGCCGCGGGCGATTATTTCCCGCCGCTGTTTCGCCAGATGGTCGCCGTGGGGGAAACGAGCGGCAATCTCGACCGCACTTACAAGCAGCTTGCCGAGCACTACGACCGCACGCTTGCCGCTCGCCGCGAGTTGCTGCAGCGGCTCGCCTGGCCGGCGTTTCAGCTCGGCATGGCCCTGTTCGTCGTGGGGCTGTTGATCTGGATCATGGGAATCCTGCCGGTCAACAAGACAAGTTCGGGGACGCAGTTCGACATGCTCGGCCTGGGGCTCGTGGGGAACTCGGGACTGATCGTATATCTGAACATTCTGATGGTCACGGGCATCGCGGCGCTCCTGATCCTCGAGTCGGCGCGGCGAGGCATGCTCTGGACCCGCGGCGTGCAGCAATGGGCCCTGCGGCTGCCTGTCATCGGCGGGGCGCTCAAGACGCTCGCCCTGGCGCGGCTGACCTGGGCGCTGCAGTTGTTGTTCGACACCCCGATGGATCTCCGCAGCGCGCTGCCGTTGGCGCTCGATGCGACGGGAAACGAGTACTACGCCAAACACGGCTCGGACGTGACCCGTAGCGTTCAGGGCGGAGCGACGCTTCATCAGGCGTTCTCCCGGACCGGCGTCCTGCCCCGCGATTTGTTGGACGCGATCGCCGTGGGCGAGGAGTCGGGTTCGCTTGTCGAGACGATGCGCCGCCAGTCGCGCGAGTACCAAGAGCGGGCCGCCGCGGCGCTGGGCCTGCTGGCCCAACTGTTCGGCTACGCGCTGTGGTTGGGCGTGGCCATACTGATCATCGTGCTGATCTTCCGGATCTACTCGCAGTACATGGGCGTGATCAACAGCGTGATGTAG
- the hpt gene encoding hypoxanthine phosphoribosyltransferase, producing MKTLLSKEELHDGVAAMAREIEQTYEGRQLTIVGVLTGSVVLLADLIRHIDQPMRVGVIQASSYRGATTTRGDLIINSELMLDITGRDVLLVDDIFDTGHTLEQVVEKLQDFKPASVRSSVLLRKHGRQEVEYVPDFVAFEIPDEFVVGYGLDYEDMYRNLPYLAALEDEDLARHRLLERQDQML from the coding sequence ATGAAAACTCTCCTCAGCAAAGAAGAACTTCACGACGGCGTCGCCGCGATGGCCCGCGAGATCGAGCAAACCTATGAAGGCCGGCAGCTTACCATCGTCGGCGTCTTGACTGGCAGCGTCGTCTTGCTGGCCGATCTGATCCGCCACATCGACCAGCCGATGCGGGTCGGCGTGATCCAGGCCTCGAGCTATCGCGGCGCTACGACCACCCGCGGCGATCTGATCATCAACAGCGAGCTGATGCTGGACATCACCGGCCGCGACGTGCTGTTGGTCGACGACATCTTCGACACGGGTCACACGCTCGAGCAGGTCGTCGAGAAGCTGCAGGACTTCAAGCCGGCGAGCGTCCGCTCGTCGGTCCTGCTCCGCAAGCACGGCCGGCAGGAAGTCGAGTACGTCCCCGACTTCGTGGCGTTCGAAATCCCCGACGAGTTCGTCGTCGGCTACGGCCTCGACTACGAAGACATGTACCGCAACCTGCCGTACCTAGCCGCACTCGAAGACGAGGACCTCGCCCGCCACCGCCTGCTCGAACGACAGGATCAAATGCTGTAG
- a CDS encoding purine-nucleoside phosphorylase, with translation MLELYDQIAAATAKIRELWPHKPLAGVILGTGLGNLASEVQNAVTIDYGDIPHFPRSTATSHRGRLVCGTLGGRPVVAMEGRFHQYEGYPLSQITLPVRVFKALGANLLVVSQAVGGMNPQYRAGDVMIIDDHINLMGDNPLVGINDDRLGPRFPDMSVPYAPELIEAGLAIARREDFVAHRGVTVAVTGPNLETRAEYRFLRAIGADVVGMSTVPEAIVAVHSGMRIFGLSVITDMCLPDALKPADVAEIIAVANGAEPKLRALVLGILEYEAARS, from the coding sequence ATGCTCGAGTTGTACGACCAAATCGCCGCCGCGACCGCCAAGATTCGCGAACTCTGGCCCCACAAGCCCTTGGCCGGGGTGATCCTGGGAACCGGGCTGGGCAATCTCGCCAGCGAGGTGCAGAACGCCGTCACGATCGACTACGGCGATATTCCCCACTTCCCGCGCTCGACGGCGACCAGCCACCGCGGCCGGCTCGTGTGCGGCACGCTGGGGGGGCGCCCGGTCGTGGCGATGGAAGGGCGTTTTCACCAGTACGAAGGTTACCCCCTGAGCCAGATCACCTTGCCGGTGCGCGTGTTCAAAGCGCTGGGGGCAAACCTGCTGGTCGTGTCGCAGGCGGTGGGAGGGATGAATCCGCAGTACCGCGCCGGCGACGTGATGATCATCGACGATCACATCAACCTGATGGGGGACAACCCGCTGGTGGGGATCAACGACGATCGGCTCGGTCCGCGGTTCCCCGACATGAGCGTCCCCTACGCCCCCGAGTTGATCGAGGCGGGATTGGCGATCGCGCGGCGCGAGGACTTCGTCGCCCACCGCGGCGTGACGGTCGCCGTCACCGGACCGAACCTGGAGACCCGAGCCGAGTACCGCTTCCTGCGGGCGATCGGCGCCGATGTCGTCGGCATGTCGACCGTCCCCGAGGCGATCGTCGCCGTCCACAGCGGCATGCGGATCTTCGGCTTGTCGGTGATCACCGACATGTGTCTGCCCGACGCCCTCAAGCCGGCCGACGTCGCCGAGATTATCGCCGTGGCCAACGGCGCCGAGCCGAAGCTGCGCGCCTTGGTGTTGGGGATCCTCGAGTACGAGGCCGCCCGGTCATGA